A segment of the Pseudoalteromonas sp. DL-6 genome:
GTCGTTTGAGAGTGGGTGGGAAGAAAAACGCCTTTCAGAATTAGGGGATATATACTCTGGTGGAACACCGAGTACAGCAAAGCCAGAATACTGGGATGGTGATATTAATTGGGTTACACCTACCGATATTACTAAGCAAGATAGTATTTATATTGAGTCAACTGCTCGACTAGTTTCTATGGACGGTATTAAAAACAGCTCTGCAAAACTTCTCCCTAAGGGCACACTGCTTGTTTGTACTCGTGCAACGATAGGTGCAATGGCAATTGCAAGTCATGAAATGAGCACCAACCAAGGTTTTAAAAACATCGTTCCAAATGAGAAGACTAATATTGAGTTTGTGTATTACCTCTTAAATTTCTATAAGCATAAACTAATTAGCAAAGCGAGTGGTTCGACTTTCTTAGAGCTTTCTAAGAGTGCTTTTGAAGGAATGCATTTTCATATTCCCGATTATCAGGAGCAGAAAAAAATCGCAGCAGTATTACTGAATGCAGACCGTGAAATCGATGTATTGCAACAACAGCTTACTGACCTGAAGCAAGAAAAGAAAGCGCTCATGCAGCAATTGTTAACGGGTAAGCGCAGGGTAAAAATCAACAATAAGGAGTGTGTTGCCTAATGGAAATTAGTAGTCCTTTAGTACAGTTAGCGCTATTAGAGTCTTTAAAAGCAAATGAAATTTCAGATGAAATAGATTTATTTTTGCCATTTATTGCGGTCACTTTGTCTGAACTAGGAAAATTGGAGATTACTCCTGAAATTCTTCAAGATGAGCTAGCAAAATCCTTTGGATTTAAACCTCCAATTTCAGCAATTAAAGTCTTTATAACGCGAGCTAAAAAAAGAAAACTACTCCATAGGGAAAATCATGTCTTCATCCCTAATATTGAGAAGGTTAACCAGTGGAAAAATGGTTATCATGAAAAGAAAGAAGACATAGCGGTATCCTTAGAGTTACTTCGAAAAGACTTCATTGATTTCGCAAAAAGCAAATTCGAAAAGGATCTGTCGGCTAATGAGTGCGACATCTTAATTGAACAGTTCATTTATAAAAATATAGCCAGTGTTTCTAATGCTAAATCTTTTGAGAAGAATGAACTGAAAGAAAAATTAAAGAACACGGACCATGTTACCGCATCTTTCATAAGTCATATTCATAAAAACAAAACCTCTTCATTGGATCATTTTTCAAGGATCGTAAAAGGTATGTTACTGGCAAACTATTTATGTTTTGCGGATAAGATTGGCACCAAAAGTAACTATCAAAGCTTGACTGTTTATCTAGACACTCCAATTATTGTTGGTTTGCTAGGGTTTAGTGGTTTACAGAAGCAAAACTCTTTAAAAGAATTTGTCACATTACTTAAGAATGTAGGTATTAACCTTTGTGTTTTTGATAAAACCCTAGATGAGACAGAGCAATTACTTTCAGCATGGAAAGATGACCTTGCTCGAAAGAACTATAAACGATTTAATACCAAAACTTTAGAACTACTGCGCTATTTAGGATATGACTCGGCTAGGTTAGACTCCGAGATTAAATTATTGAAATCTTCGTTAGAAAACATGGAGGTAAACTTAAAATATGGTTTTAAACCAAAACGTCAATTCCAGTGTGATGAAATAGCGCTTGAAAAAGCAATATCTAAAAACTTTAAAGAATCTAAAAATTTAGAACACGACACTGTTTGTATATCACGTGTCTACAACATGCGAGAGGGTAAATTAATTTCTGATTTAGATCAGTCTTTCTCGGTATTTGTAACTCCTAATACTGGACTAGTAACAACAGCTAATAAATTCTTTGAAGAAGAAATTCCTAAAAAAACTATTCCCCTTGTTGTTTCGGAACAATGGATGACAGCTATGTTTTGGTTAAAAAAACCAGAGCTATTTGGCAATCTTCCAATGGATCAAATTATATCTTCAGCTTACGGTTTGCTATATACAGACGATAAGTTCTGGAATTGCTTTATAACTAAACTTGAACACTTGGAAAAGAGTAAAAAGATTACAGAAGCGGACTTAATTCAAGTGAGATGGGATTCAGATCTTCTTGGGATGGTTCATGATGTATCCGTGGATGTAGGTGAGAATTTTACAGATGAAGATGTCTTTGACATTGTTGAAGCAATCAAGAAAAAGCATATCGAAGAAAAAGAATTAGAAATATCCAAACTTCAAGAAGACATTGATGGCAAACATTCCAAGCTTGAAGAAACAAAACGCAGACATGGAAAGATCGCAAATATAGTTTCATGCATTCCCTCAATCCTTTTGTCGCTTACCCTCGGTGGCGTAATACTTTGGATCGCATTATTAGCACTACCGAAAGAGTTATTACCGCAGTACATCAATCCAGAATATCAAAAATTTAGCATTACTTCGTCAGCGGTAATAATTGTTTTTGTGCTTAATATATTAGGTAGCTTTTTTGGTATTAATTTATTAACTATTTACCGTTCCTCTAAAAGATTTATCTACCAAAAAACATTCAGAATGTTACAAGGAGAGTAATGTGAATAGGCAAATAAAATTTCAAGAAGAATTCAGCGCCAAGTTTCCTGCGTTAAGCCTTTTAAGCAACTTAGGCTACAGCTTTATTCCACCCATTGAATGTGAAGCTCTGCGTGGCAATACATTAGCAAGCGGTAAGAAAAGCACCCATCAGGTCATTTTGTTACCTATATTGCGTGATTTTTTAGCGAAACAAATGTTTTCGTTTGCGGGTAAGCGACATACATTATCAGAAGCAGCTATTGA
Coding sequences within it:
- a CDS encoding restriction endonuclease subunit S, which translates into the protein MVPNGWKLCSLVDVTSWSSGGTPSKSNPDYWGGDVPWISAASMRGHYYSNSDLKITELAVNEKAKMAKKGTILLLVRGSMLWNKIPVGITSRRVAFNQDVKCISPKPKELDVTFLLYWFLAKENKLMGMVTGTGIGAGKLDTNDLQSLDVFLPPLSEQRKIAKTLSTWDKAINTTERLIDNSKQHKKAFMQQLLTGKKRLLDDSGKSFESGWEEKRLSELGDIYSGGTPSTAKPEYWDGDINWVTPTDITKQDSIYIESTARLVSMDGIKNSSAKLLPKGTLLVCTRATIGAMAIASHEMSTNQGFKNIVPNEKTNIEFVYYLLNFYKHKLISKASGSTFLELSKSAFEGMHFHIPDYQEQKKIAAVLLNADREIDVLQQQLTDLKQEKKALMQQLLTGKRRVKINNKECVA